One genomic region from Pantoea alfalfae encodes:
- a CDS encoding fimbrial protein, with the protein MKKVSMVAMGLLLTAAQVNAAEASDGTLNFTGTIASQTCTVSVNGGSSTATVTLPKVAAGVLNAAGAVAGNTRFTLALSDCSAKTGDVYAYFEQGAGVNANGRLTNTGTATGVDLQLLDSANKVINAGSTEQSTSPATVALTAGAGTLSYSAQYYATAAAEAGSVASTVNYSINYL; encoded by the coding sequence ATGAAAAAGGTATCTATGGTTGCTATGGGTCTGCTGCTGACAGCGGCGCAGGTTAATGCAGCAGAAGCTTCAGATGGCACCCTTAACTTCACCGGTACCATTGCATCTCAGACCTGTACCGTAAGTGTTAACGGCGGAAGCAGTACTGCCACAGTTACCCTGCCGAAAGTAGCAGCCGGTGTATTAAATGCGGCAGGTGCCGTTGCGGGCAACACTCGCTTTACTCTGGCGCTGAGCGACTGCTCTGCAAAGACTGGCGATGTCTACGCTTACTTTGAGCAGGGCGCTGGTGTGAACGCCAACGGTCGCCTGACTAACACGGGTACTGCTACAGGTGTTGATCTGCAACTGCTGGACAGCGCCAACAAAGTCATCAATGCAGGCAGCACTGAACAGTCTACCTCTCCTGCAACTGTCGCTCTGACAGCAGGGGCTGGCACCCTGTCTTACTCAGCTCAGTACTATGCAACTGCTGCTGCTGAAGCGGGTAGCGTTGCATCAACAGTAAACTATTCAATCAATTACCTGTAA
- a CDS encoding fimbrial biogenesis chaperone: MKKKSFKFLISCLLTCAMTSSAFASVTIIGTRVIYPASEKEVTVRLDNRGDHPALVQAWVDNGNPDEAVDKINVPFVLLPPVFRMEANKGQTLRIVFTGANLPTDKESIFWLNVLDIPPRDKSLANQNQLQMAIRSRIKIFYRPVQFDTAQANKAASGLVWRHGQKPNFLSATNNSPFYVNVSQINAEDNSGHKLASEKGEMLAPGETKEFPLKGMSTSQIKTTFNYQYLDDFGAARKVESKINE; encoded by the coding sequence ATGAAAAAAAAAAGTTTTAAATTTTTAATCTCCTGCTTGCTCACTTGCGCAATGACTTCGTCTGCCTTTGCCAGTGTGACCATTATTGGTACCCGGGTAATCTACCCTGCCTCCGAAAAAGAGGTTACCGTTCGTCTGGATAACCGCGGCGATCATCCCGCACTTGTTCAGGCATGGGTTGATAACGGAAACCCTGACGAAGCAGTAGATAAGATAAATGTTCCTTTCGTTTTATTACCTCCGGTTTTCCGTATGGAAGCGAATAAAGGGCAAACGTTACGTATTGTTTTTACGGGCGCCAATTTGCCAACCGATAAAGAATCTATCTTCTGGCTTAATGTCCTTGATATACCTCCTCGAGATAAAAGCCTGGCTAACCAGAACCAGTTGCAAATGGCGATCCGGAGTCGCATCAAGATTTTTTATCGTCCAGTTCAGTTTGATACAGCGCAGGCCAATAAAGCTGCGTCAGGGCTGGTATGGCGCCACGGTCAAAAGCCTAATTTTCTTTCCGCAACTAACAACTCACCTTTCTACGTTAACGTCTCACAGATTAATGCAGAAGATAACTCAGGTCATAAATTAGCCAGTGAAAAAGGGGAAATGCTGGCACCAGGCGAAACAAAAGAATTCCCGCTGAAAGGCATGAGCACAAGTCAAATAAAAACAACATTTAATTATCAGTATCTGGACGACTTTGGTGCAGCACGTAAGGTTGAAAGCAAAATAAACGAGTAG